One window of Akkermansia biwaensis genomic DNA carries:
- a CDS encoding M60 family metallopeptidase: MIRIISLLSLPLLSLATVFAANTPENIGNDLQLFKDASCTALKQDVKDTSAFQSDAMKELAGKILAGNYKPDYLYAEYRALPSPRQTGKNLRIGDGFSKYDNMTGVYLEKGQHVVLVGKTDGREISLLLPNLMRKPAEGVQPTKDPNGWGLHNKQIPLKEGINIIDVETPANAYISYFSNDADTAPKIPVHFVTGKVNGYFDTTRGDTNEDWVRLLDQAVSPIMDARGKYIQVAYPVEFLKKFTRDRGTELINAYDKLIGIQYQLMGLEKYGKIPKNRVFARVNFNYYMFRDGDGVAYLGDNGTMRMVTDPENVLKGDACWGFSHEVGHVMQMRPMTWGGMTEVSNNIFSLQAAAKTGNESRLKRQGSYDKARKEIIDGKIAYLESKDVFNKLVPLWQLHLYFTKNGHPDFYPDVMEYLRNNAGNYGGNETIKYQFEFIKACCDVTKTDLTDFFEKWGFFKTGQFHIGDYANYDFIVTPEMVAETKKWIADKAYPKHKTDIIGISE; the protein is encoded by the coding sequence ATGATCCGGATTATTTCATTACTCTCCCTTCCCCTGCTTTCGCTCGCAACGGTATTTGCCGCCAATACGCCGGAAAATATTGGCAATGACCTCCAGCTATTCAAGGATGCCTCCTGCACGGCCCTGAAACAGGATGTTAAGGACACTTCCGCCTTCCAGTCTGACGCGATGAAGGAACTCGCGGGCAAAATCCTGGCAGGCAACTACAAGCCGGACTATCTGTATGCCGAATACCGGGCCCTCCCCTCACCCCGCCAGACGGGCAAAAATCTCAGAATCGGAGATGGATTCAGCAAATACGACAACATGACGGGCGTCTATCTCGAGAAGGGCCAGCATGTGGTTCTGGTCGGCAAGACGGATGGACGTGAAATCAGCCTCCTTCTACCGAACCTGATGCGCAAGCCGGCCGAAGGAGTGCAGCCGACGAAAGACCCCAACGGCTGGGGACTGCACAACAAGCAAATTCCCCTCAAGGAAGGAATCAATATCATTGATGTGGAAACGCCCGCCAACGCCTACATCAGCTACTTCAGCAACGATGCCGATACGGCTCCGAAAATCCCCGTCCATTTCGTGACGGGCAAGGTCAACGGGTATTTCGACACCACCCGGGGCGACACCAACGAAGACTGGGTGCGCCTGCTGGACCAGGCCGTCTCTCCGATTATGGACGCCCGGGGAAAATACATCCAGGTTGCCTACCCCGTTGAATTCCTGAAAAAATTCACCAGGGACCGCGGCACTGAACTCATCAACGCCTACGACAAACTGATCGGCATCCAATACCAGCTGATGGGCCTTGAGAAATACGGCAAAATCCCGAAAAACCGCGTCTTTGCCCGTGTGAACTTCAACTACTACATGTTCCGCGATGGCGATGGAGTCGCCTACCTGGGAGACAACGGCACCATGCGGATGGTAACCGATCCGGAAAACGTCCTCAAGGGCGACGCCTGCTGGGGCTTCTCCCACGAAGTCGGACACGTCATGCAAATGCGCCCGATGACCTGGGGCGGCATGACGGAGGTCAGTAACAATATTTTCTCTCTTCAAGCCGCCGCCAAAACAGGCAACGAAAGCCGCTTGAAGCGCCAGGGCAGCTACGACAAAGCGCGCAAAGAAATCATCGACGGAAAAATCGCCTACCTGGAATCAAAGGATGTCTTCAACAAGCTGGTCCCCCTGTGGCAGCTCCACCTCTACTTTACCAAAAACGGGCATCCCGACTTTTATCCTGACGTGATGGAATACCTGCGCAACAACGCGGGAAACTACGGTGGGAATGAAACGATCAAATACCAGTTCGAATTCATCAAAGCCTGCTGCGACGTCACAAAAACCGACCTGACTGACTTCTTCGAGAAATGGGGATTCTTCAAAACCGGACAATTCCACATCGGTGACTACGCTAATTACGATTTCATCGTCACTCCCGAAATGGTGGCTGAAACAAAAAAATGGATTGCCGATAAAGCCTACCCGAAACATAAAACTGACATCATTGGAATAAGTGAATAG
- a CDS encoding DUF2254 domain-containing protein encodes MKGSFIFQIRLLFLRANKLLWVKATYFALLAIITAIASIYLGEFVPFDIFQKIGADTVDTILNILASSMLAVTTFSLTTVVSAYAAATSSVTPRATKLLMEDSTAQNALSTFIGSFIFSLIAIIFLNSGMYDQKGRVVLFVVTLGVIAIILVTLIRWIEHLSRLGRVGETSELVEGVTQKALLARAREPYLGANPLVDRELDIPENAVPVRSDQTGNIQYIDMEKLDHLSRDKDLNIYVVALPGDFVSVTSILVYADKPVSNETRRELLGAFVIGHERNFEQDPRFGLCVLAEIAARALSAAVNDYGTGIDIINRGVRLLTNYAQAERHAEVKHERVWVPPLTVSNLFSDIFAPILRDEGGITVIDIKLLKAFTALYGLDNEQFKVAARKYSRLCYEHAVRTVVLDEDKEALKKLVID; translated from the coding sequence ATGAAAGGGTCCTTCATTTTCCAAATCAGGTTATTGTTTTTGCGGGCTAACAAGCTGCTTTGGGTCAAGGCCACCTATTTTGCCCTGCTGGCTATTATTACGGCTATTGCATCGATTTACCTGGGTGAGTTTGTACCATTTGATATTTTTCAGAAGATCGGAGCCGATACGGTCGATACGATTTTAAATATCCTGGCTTCAAGCATGCTGGCGGTTACGACTTTTTCTTTAACCACGGTTGTTTCCGCCTACGCAGCGGCTACGTCAAGCGTGACACCCAGAGCCACCAAGCTGTTGATGGAAGATTCTACTGCCCAGAATGCACTTTCCACGTTCATCGGATCCTTCATTTTCAGCCTGATTGCGATCATCTTTCTGAATTCCGGCATGTACGACCAGAAAGGGAGAGTCGTGCTGTTCGTTGTCACGCTGGGGGTCATTGCCATTATTCTGGTCACGCTCATCCGGTGGATTGAGCATTTATCCCGGCTTGGCCGGGTAGGCGAGACTTCAGAGCTTGTAGAGGGAGTAACGCAGAAAGCGTTGCTGGCGCGCGCCAGAGAGCCGTATCTGGGGGCCAATCCCCTGGTTGACCGGGAGCTTGATATTCCGGAAAATGCCGTTCCCGTCAGGAGCGATCAGACAGGCAATATCCAATATATTGACATGGAGAAGCTGGACCACCTTTCCAGAGATAAGGATCTTAATATTTACGTTGTTGCGCTACCGGGGGATTTTGTTTCCGTTACCTCGATTCTGGTTTATGCTGACAAACCTGTGTCAAATGAAACCCGACGTGAACTGCTTGGAGCTTTTGTGATTGGCCATGAGCGCAATTTTGAACAGGATCCCAGATTCGGATTGTGCGTACTTGCTGAAATTGCCGCCCGGGCCTTGTCCGCGGCCGTCAATGATTATGGCACAGGGATTGATATTATCAACCGGGGCGTCCGGTTGCTGACGAATTACGCCCAGGCGGAACGCCATGCCGAGGTGAAGCATGAGAGAGTCTGGGTGCCTCCTTTAACTGTCTCCAATCTGTTTTCGGATATTTTTGCCCCTATCCTTCGGGATGAAGGAGGCATTACGGTTATTGACATCAAGCTGTTGAAGGCTTTTACCGCGCTGTACGGCCTGGATAATGAACAGTTCAAAGTAGCAGCCCGGAAATATTCCCGGTTATGCTATGAACACGCGGTCAGAACCGTAGTACTTGACGAAGATAAGGAAGCCTTAAAAAAGCTGGTCATTGATTAG
- a CDS encoding DUF4917 family protein — translation MDTKIISFKEALSQCTGKKHILLGNGFSIACRSEIFLYKNLYESADFSNNEHIKSLFSKLGTYDFEEVIQVLDKSSFILPLYNTDPNLRNSLKDDSSLLKEILLKTICGKHPDLPSEIRDSEYLNCGLFLQNFDCIYTLNYDLLLYWTIMNLMNREDIKIKCNDGFSTSQEKDGFVVWSSENHNTNVYFLHGALHIFDDGDKMVKFTWCKTGIRLIEQIRYALKTNRFPVFVSEGTSKEKMTRINHNAYLSKAYRSFASIAGNLFIYGHSLAENDKHIMNLIAAGKIKNLYVSIFGDENSKNNIKIIENANSLVNERLNYNPKIPLNITFFRSESAKVWR, via the coding sequence ATGGATACAAAGATAATCTCCTTCAAAGAAGCTCTTTCTCAGTGTACTGGCAAGAAGCACATATTATTAGGAAATGGTTTTAGCATTGCTTGTCGTAGCGAAATATTTTTGTATAAAAATTTATATGAATCAGCAGATTTTTCAAATAACGAGCACATAAAATCTCTTTTTAGTAAATTGGGAACATATGATTTTGAAGAAGTTATACAAGTTTTAGACAAATCATCTTTTATTCTTCCTTTGTATAATACGGATCCTAATTTACGAAATTCATTAAAGGACGATTCTTCTTTATTAAAAGAAATACTCCTAAAAACAATATGCGGTAAACACCCTGATCTACCTAGCGAAATACGGGATTCAGAATATTTAAATTGCGGATTATTTTTACAAAATTTTGATTGCATTTATACTTTAAATTATGATTTATTATTATATTGGACAATAATGAATTTAATGAATAGAGAGGATATTAAAATCAAGTGCAATGACGGATTTAGCACATCTCAAGAAAAAGATGGATTTGTGGTATGGAGTTCTGAAAATCATAATACGAATGTTTATTTTTTACATGGAGCATTGCATATTTTTGACGATGGAGATAAAATGGTTAAATTTACTTGGTGTAAGACGGGTATACGATTAATTGAACAAATTCGTTATGCTCTTAAGACAAATAGATTTCCTGTGTTTGTATCAGAAGGAACTAGTAAAGAAAAAATGACACGTATAAATCATAATGCCTATTTATCTAAGGCTTATAGAAGTTTTGCATCCATAGCAGGAAATTTGTTTATATATGGCCATTCTTTAGCCGAAAACGATAAACATATCATGAATTTAATTGCTGCTGGAAAAATTAAAAATTTATATGTTAGTATATTTGGCGATGAAAATTCTAAAAATAATATTAAAATAATAGAAAACGCAAACTCTCTAGTAAATGAAAGATTAAATTACAATCCAAAAATTCCTTTAAATATAACTTTTTTTAGATCGGAAAGTGCAAAAGTCTGGCGATAA
- a CDS encoding nucleotidyl transferase AbiEii/AbiGii toxin family protein: MNNPSVYLKNLSKASGTPYSLLCRHYAMERFLHRLGLSRHSHSFYLKGGMLLMGWGSSSARPTLDIDLLGHIANTPNTIIKVFREILRTQPQVQDGVSFLTDIEVREITKEALYTGLRVQFTAQVQSEKIPMKVDIGFGDDLYPEAMELQYPALVPEMPPATVRCYSKESLIAEKWQAMVQLGSFNSRMKDFYDLWMLSREHTFHLSVLKEAIRRTFSHRSTDWNAYLNLKDDTYCRLQQPEWAAFVRKMKAAAFQRKLNIELPSIQFADVLETILDWLEPVMMTDAEARWIPGKHWERR; this comes from the coding sequence ATGAACAATCCTTCCGTTTACCTCAAAAACCTCTCTAAAGCATCTGGCACGCCTTATTCCCTTCTGTGCCGTCACTATGCGATGGAACGCTTTCTTCACCGCCTGGGCTTGTCGCGCCATTCCCATTCCTTTTATCTCAAGGGAGGAATGCTCCTCATGGGCTGGGGATCATCCTCGGCCAGGCCGACCTTGGACATCGACCTGCTTGGCCATATCGCCAACACTCCCAATACGATCATCAAAGTTTTTCGGGAGATCCTGCGGACACAGCCTCAAGTCCAGGACGGAGTTAGCTTTTTGACGGATATCGAAGTGCGGGAAATTACCAAGGAAGCCTTATACACGGGGCTTAGAGTCCAATTTACCGCCCAGGTTCAAAGTGAAAAGATCCCCATGAAAGTGGATATAGGCTTTGGCGATGACCTGTATCCCGAAGCCATGGAATTGCAGTACCCGGCCCTGGTTCCGGAAATGCCACCCGCAACGGTCAGATGTTACTCCAAAGAATCTCTGATTGCGGAAAAATGGCAGGCTATGGTGCAGCTGGGGAGCTTCAACTCTCGCATGAAAGATTTCTATGATCTTTGGATGCTCTCCCGGGAGCATACTTTTCATTTGTCGGTCTTGAAAGAGGCCATCCGCAGAACTTTCTCTCATCGGAGTACGGATTGGAATGCCTACCTGAATTTGAAGGATGATACATATTGCCGTCTCCAACAACCGGAATGGGCCGCCTTTGTCCGGAAGATGAAAGCGGCGGCGTTCCAAAGAAAATTGAACATAGAGCTTCCATCCATACAATTTGCCGACGTATTGGAAACGATTCTGGACTGGCTGGAACCCGTCATGATGACAGATGCGGAAGCCCGCTGGATACCGGGAAAACACTGGGAGAGAAGATAA
- a CDS encoding type IV toxin-antitoxin system AbiEi family antitoxin domain-containing protein: protein MIVIKSRQEEQASRKTYSSRTTLYNEEDRDRLVRIMPGVFVEADASMSDINVMQWLTLRQPHSIMNLISALSFHQATTQIPQYLSVALPRGVRLPKVLVMPVKAWFVTPSLLLDGYEAHQGDYGAFNVTTLERTLVDCFKYRNKIGLDIFIEALELTRGKWNAWKLQKEADRLRVLSAITPYLKMAQ, encoded by the coding sequence ATGATTGTCATCAAATCACGTCAGGAGGAACAAGCTTCCCGGAAAACGTATTCCTCCCGTACTACTTTATACAATGAGGAAGACCGCGACAGGCTGGTTCGCATCATGCCGGGTGTTTTTGTGGAAGCGGACGCTTCCATGAGCGACATCAACGTCATGCAATGGCTCACTCTGCGACAGCCGCACTCCATCATGAACCTCATTTCCGCCTTATCCTTTCATCAGGCGACTACTCAAATCCCTCAATATCTTTCTGTCGCATTGCCCAGAGGCGTCAGATTGCCCAAGGTATTGGTCATGCCTGTCAAGGCGTGGTTTGTCACGCCGTCTCTGCTTCTTGACGGGTATGAGGCTCATCAGGGGGACTATGGAGCGTTCAACGTGACTACCCTGGAACGCACCTTGGTTGATTGTTTCAAGTACCGCAATAAAATCGGATTGGATATCTTCATTGAAGCCCTCGAATTGACAAGAGGGAAATGGAATGCCTGGAAATTGCAGAAAGAAGCAGACAGACTGCGCGTCCTGTCTGCCATCACCCCCTATCTGAAAATGGCTCAATGA
- a CDS encoding ATP-binding protein produces MAKKKYPSLKSTSGAGFSFEDKVAALLLAEMFSGIPSLGASFQAIQKLERQAIDWEPFGDLLLDIPTCKGTVIHCAVSVKSNRTLNSNGCDPEVCKGMWKTMKNTVFNAESDLLLLASAPLPLAVKDHVNSLCQQAKGLDSNRLDQKIVHGDVRKIYESFRNTNDTTINGLPGNLLSKLIHREFDFEESVSRSEKEAFGLCCDLLQSRGKASELWERLCKLAQDLRVSGGSMDRAGLSAELREQFDLKDDPSDTQAWEKIHIFSQDAMVEINDSLPGGIQLPRKDVTEALRKALSNSPSCHLLGNSGSGKSAIVKKYAAELESTGGEIVWIKAERWDSINSDLSHLLDVLVRCRKSSALLVVDALECLKSQMFNSLAKMVATLERIENSPWTIIFVCQALDWNRVSSHFLSYLGGSSILRNRVKCELLAKEDLELICNSSPTVKRLFQDLKLRKLLSTPKMLDVLLSGQIIEGLPIAGEPDLVDWWWAQQVRGANNISSQERVARDLAYHMANELCTELPLDYVAGAETAADILIRNRVLQRTQDGLLRFEHDLLADWSRVIFLKGLGQDKLKFLKEHFENPPWQRAVRILSQHYLDRVSDLSKWRNFIKISGAIEQESDKLDAETLQIIDVWLEGIIFSLEPRQILMELSDDLFANDGWLLRRMIRRLMIVGTIPDPVFQKRIAEVDTKLAEQIINRYRLPWWPVWSPTIDFLVSFPDQVTDMLPVELGEIAEMWARFEDYIKLEWPELAGIVMLNAEKELRREASGEFRHDKGSAYIGRGSQGRKTIYAGSLLAANQQPDRAIKLLSKAAGIIPWEDGDTEPDTQLSWLGEWEEPKSIFSRRSGVEHPPTSWPDGPIRKTSSDFFNAWFDSNASIRLFRLFPDAANKATLGFLLDWPKRTLSPREYHGIDKDHYGFSFLEDHDMYPPFYTKGPFLHYLRIEWEHAMDLIVKLINFATDRYYDWWYSNGPESLTFPTEYGEVSWFGNQQVYGWSRFHMNTVEVVGCALMAFEKWLEEQIDKKESIAKPIQFLYEQGRSLAFAGVLIALGKRHPELFLVELKPLLFVRELYMLDSHTVMENLGTSFWFHDGEVINNLRREWESMDGRQTHLHELAYKWMVESEDFRRTFNEVASTWRAQTDELPDNSEERLSLLRWAARFDWSNWKKFTLDDGRVGWQCELPDDLRDIEGENEFQQRQALMSIPYQCREWLEKRTILSHNQLNEIWEQLHHWTGIERASEQMGNEKKTILQDHRHARAALLAVLLSIGNDWLNNDASRRPWIEEEVKKLLSNPPEFFYCTFRDIHVDGEEFLARCVVQCWIHSPSDQNWRSHVAYFATADRYRTIKVLFEDAFKERSRLGDAYRDLEGFILAFSVVRRRANLEGFKPQPELIHKWSKKWISKFKRGCGPKWTDHWESIEVKEVFPPSDDSNQSYIISKKLRRRNFGLDVEILLAAFGGLPPLTEAKDSSERKHWMTIFREMLSVYLRTLPSEEGNDQEWEYENWEVDRKILGIIASRLFQCTSIEQRRLWEPILSLPPAAHHHISQFLGDVLMETIRVEPAKISELIPIWRAMVEFLFDSPLWTGTSNRYGHKVWKCLFFYDGWNRSVRDEDHAPLVAALHDLFARHASTLGHDAYGQSDFAAFVISDAGKQLLVDVFEWLEPNWQNAGSYFWKTVATQGHFKNMLQLAWQNHFNDIRQRPKALKAFKILTMNLAAQQDSIAIEIQKQIADGNYTP; encoded by the coding sequence ATGGCTAAGAAGAAGTACCCCAGTTTGAAATCAACGAGCGGAGCAGGGTTTTCCTTTGAAGATAAGGTTGCTGCTTTGCTTCTTGCCGAAATGTTTTCAGGCATACCTTCTCTTGGGGCATCGTTCCAAGCAATTCAAAAACTCGAAAGGCAAGCGATTGATTGGGAACCATTCGGAGATCTTTTATTAGATATTCCCACGTGTAAAGGAACCGTTATCCATTGTGCAGTTTCAGTTAAAAGCAACCGCACTCTGAATAGCAACGGGTGTGATCCAGAGGTCTGCAAAGGAATGTGGAAAACCATGAAGAACACGGTCTTCAATGCAGAATCAGATTTACTATTATTGGCTTCTGCACCATTGCCTCTTGCTGTAAAAGATCACGTTAACAGTTTATGTCAACAAGCCAAGGGCTTGGACTCAAACAGACTCGATCAAAAAATCGTTCATGGTGATGTTCGTAAAATCTACGAGTCATTTCGTAATACTAACGATACGACGATAAATGGCCTTCCTGGCAATCTTTTGTCCAAACTGATTCATCGAGAATTCGATTTTGAGGAATCAGTCTCTCGCAGCGAAAAAGAAGCATTTGGCCTATGCTGTGATCTACTTCAGAGTAGAGGTAAGGCCAGCGAATTGTGGGAACGGTTATGTAAGCTTGCCCAGGATTTACGAGTTTCTGGCGGCTCGATGGATCGAGCCGGTTTGTCCGCTGAGCTTCGAGAACAATTTGATCTGAAAGATGATCCCTCCGATACGCAAGCCTGGGAAAAGATTCACATTTTTTCCCAAGATGCTATGGTAGAGATTAATGACTCTTTACCAGGAGGTATTCAGCTGCCTAGAAAGGATGTAACTGAAGCACTACGAAAAGCTCTTAGTAATTCTCCGTCATGCCATCTTTTAGGAAATTCAGGTTCAGGGAAAAGTGCAATAGTCAAAAAATATGCTGCTGAACTTGAATCAACAGGTGGCGAGATTGTTTGGATAAAAGCAGAACGATGGGATTCTATCAATTCAGATTTATCCCATCTTCTTGATGTCCTTGTTCGCTGTAGAAAATCATCTGCACTTTTGGTTGTCGATGCACTTGAATGCTTGAAATCTCAAATGTTCAATAGTTTAGCAAAAATGGTTGCAACTCTTGAACGAATTGAAAATTCGCCATGGACGATAATTTTTGTATGCCAAGCATTAGATTGGAACCGGGTATCGTCACACTTTCTTAGTTATTTAGGCGGAAGTTCAATACTTAGGAATCGGGTGAAATGCGAATTGCTTGCTAAAGAAGATCTAGAGCTTATCTGCAATTCTTCGCCAACTGTAAAAAGGCTTTTCCAAGATCTAAAATTGCGGAAATTATTATCTACACCCAAGATGCTTGATGTGCTCTTATCAGGGCAGATTATAGAAGGGCTACCAATTGCGGGAGAGCCGGATTTGGTGGATTGGTGGTGGGCTCAACAAGTACGAGGAGCAAACAATATTTCTTCTCAAGAACGTGTGGCTCGGGATCTCGCCTATCATATGGCAAATGAGCTTTGTACGGAACTTCCTCTCGACTATGTTGCTGGAGCAGAAACAGCAGCTGATATATTAATTCGCAATCGTGTTTTGCAACGTACTCAAGATGGACTGTTACGTTTTGAACATGACCTTTTGGCAGATTGGTCTCGCGTTATATTCCTTAAAGGCCTAGGGCAAGATAAGCTTAAATTTCTTAAGGAGCACTTTGAAAATCCTCCTTGGCAACGCGCGGTTCGTATTTTATCACAACACTATTTAGATAGAGTTTCTGATCTATCTAAATGGCGTAATTTTATAAAAATATCTGGAGCAATTGAACAAGAAAGTGACAAACTAGACGCTGAAACTCTTCAAATTATTGATGTGTGGCTTGAAGGTATTATTTTCTCTTTGGAGCCGCGACAAATTTTAATGGAATTGTCTGATGACCTTTTCGCCAATGATGGCTGGCTATTACGGCGCATGATACGAAGATTAATGATTGTGGGAACAATTCCCGACCCTGTGTTTCAAAAGCGTATTGCCGAGGTGGATACAAAATTAGCAGAACAAATCATTAATCGTTACCGATTACCATGGTGGCCTGTTTGGTCGCCAACCATAGATTTTTTGGTTTCGTTCCCAGACCAAGTTACAGATATGCTCCCTGTTGAACTCGGAGAAATTGCCGAAATGTGGGCTCGTTTCGAGGATTATATTAAACTCGAATGGCCAGAACTAGCCGGAATTGTCATGTTGAATGCCGAGAAAGAACTGCGTCGCGAGGCCTCTGGTGAATTTCGCCATGATAAAGGTTCTGCCTATATAGGAAGAGGAAGCCAGGGAAGAAAGACTATTTATGCAGGTTCATTATTAGCTGCTAATCAGCAGCCTGACAGGGCAATAAAATTACTCTCAAAAGCTGCTGGAATTATTCCTTGGGAAGACGGAGATACAGAACCTGATACCCAATTATCATGGTTGGGAGAGTGGGAAGAACCAAAGAGTATATTTAGTCGCCGATCCGGTGTAGAACATCCCCCTACGTCCTGGCCAGATGGTCCAATTCGCAAGACAAGTTCGGATTTTTTTAATGCCTGGTTTGACTCTAATGCATCCATTCGTCTTTTCCGTCTTTTCCCAGATGCAGCAAACAAAGCTACCCTAGGTTTTCTACTGGATTGGCCTAAACGTACACTTTCTCCAAGAGAATATCATGGTATTGATAAGGATCACTATGGATTTTCCTTTTTGGAGGATCATGATATGTATCCTCCCTTTTATACAAAGGGGCCTTTTCTCCATTATTTGCGCATTGAGTGGGAACACGCGATGGACCTTATTGTAAAACTCATCAATTTTGCAACAGATCGATACTATGATTGGTGGTACAGTAATGGCCCCGAATCTTTGACATTCCCAACGGAATATGGAGAAGTATCATGGTTTGGGAATCAGCAAGTTTATGGATGGTCACGATTTCACATGAATACTGTTGAAGTAGTTGGCTGCGCGCTGATGGCTTTTGAGAAATGGCTGGAAGAACAGATTGATAAGAAAGAATCAATTGCAAAACCAATTCAATTTCTGTACGAACAAGGACGCTCATTAGCATTTGCTGGCGTGTTAATAGCGTTGGGGAAACGTCATCCCGAATTATTTCTCGTTGAACTTAAACCTCTGCTTTTTGTACGTGAGCTATACATGCTCGATAGCCATACTGTTATGGAAAATTTGGGAACAAGTTTCTGGTTTCATGATGGCGAGGTTATCAACAATCTTCGTCGTGAATGGGAATCTATGGATGGACGTCAAACTCATTTACACGAACTTGCGTATAAATGGATGGTAGAGAGCGAAGATTTTCGACGAACTTTCAACGAAGTTGCTTCAACCTGGCGCGCTCAAACAGATGAACTTCCTGATAATTCTGAAGAACGCCTCTCATTGTTGCGCTGGGCCGCAAGATTTGATTGGTCAAACTGGAAGAAGTTCACATTGGATGACGGAAGAGTGGGCTGGCAATGCGAACTGCCGGACGATTTACGTGATATAGAAGGAGAGAATGAATTCCAACAAAGACAGGCTCTTATGTCTATCCCTTACCAATGTAGGGAATGGTTAGAAAAAAGAACAATCCTCAGTCACAATCAATTGAATGAAATATGGGAACAGCTTCACCATTGGACTGGTATTGAAAGAGCATCAGAGCAGATGGGAAATGAGAAAAAAACTATTCTCCAAGACCATCGTCATGCCCGTGCAGCCCTACTTGCTGTATTACTTTCTATCGGAAACGATTGGTTGAATAACGATGCTTCGCGTCGCCCTTGGATAGAGGAAGAAGTGAAAAAATTGTTAAGCAATCCACCTGAGTTTTTTTACTGTACATTTCGTGATATTCATGTCGATGGTGAGGAATTCCTTGCACGTTGTGTCGTCCAGTGCTGGATTCATTCTCCAAGTGATCAAAATTGGAGATCTCATGTCGCTTATTTCGCTACTGCTGATAGGTATCGAACCATCAAAGTTTTGTTCGAGGATGCTTTTAAAGAACGCTCTAGACTTGGCGATGCTTACCGTGATCTTGAAGGTTTCATTCTTGCTTTTTCTGTGGTTAGGAGGAGAGCAAATCTTGAAGGATTTAAACCTCAGCCTGAACTAATTCACAAATGGTCTAAAAAATGGATATCAAAATTCAAACGAGGTTGTGGTCCAAAATGGACCGACCATTGGGAGAGTATTGAGGTTAAAGAAGTATTTCCTCCATCTGATGATTCAAATCAATCATACATAATCTCTAAAAAACTTAGACGACGGAATTTTGGTCTCGATGTTGAAATCCTGCTTGCCGCTTTTGGAGGGCTCCCTCCATTAACGGAGGCCAAAGACAGCTCAGAACGTAAGCATTGGATGACGATTTTTAGAGAAATGCTTTCCGTTTATCTTAGAACATTACCTTCGGAAGAAGGAAATGACCAGGAATGGGAATATGAAAATTGGGAAGTTGACCGCAAGATTCTTGGGATCATCGCAAGTCGTCTTTTTCAATGTACATCGATAGAACAACGACGTTTATGGGAGCCTATCCTTAGTCTTCCTCCTGCAGCTCATCATCATATCAGCCAATTTTTGGGCGACGTGCTCATGGAAACAATTAGAGTTGAACCAGCAAAAATCTCTGAATTAATTCCAATATGGCGAGCGATGGTTGAATTCCTTTTTGATTCACCTCTGTGGACAGGTACATCAAATCGATATGGACATAAAGTATGGAAATGCCTTTTTTTCTATGATGGTTGGAATCGCTCTGTTCGAGATGAAGATCATGCACCCCTTGTCGCTGCACTTCATGATCTTTTTGCCCGCCATGCTAGTACATTAGGACATGATGCATACGGCCAATCTGATTTTGCTGCGTTTGTGATAAGCGATGCAGGAAAGCAACTTTTGGTTGATGTTTTTGAATGGTTGGAGCCTAATTGGCAGAATGCAGGTTCATATTTTTGGAAAACTGTAGCTACTCAAGGTCATTTTAAAAATATGTTGCAGCTAGCATGGCAGAATCATTTCAATGATATTCGTCAAAGACCAAAGGCTTTGAAGGCCTTTAAAATATTGACTATGAATCTTGCTGCTCAACAAGACTCGATAGCGATTGAAATTCAAAAACAAATAGCCGATGGTAACTATACACCTTAA